In Candidatus Edwardsbacteria bacterium, the following are encoded in one genomic region:
- a CDS encoding cytidylate kinase-like family protein translates to MPVITISKEHGAGGKQISQDIARALGYELVDKAMIVKVAQNAKVTAEKVEKFDQEGYDSMSKHLNSLLLANPSLYSGLGFEMPMAGPGMLPAGYDFFDAEQYLKFTQSMMDNLCSKGKVVLVGRGSQVFLSDKPDCLHLRLAAPLDYRIKRVMEKQAVGEKEARDLIHKKDRARSSYIKDFYQRDWNDPALYHLIINTARINSQGIIAIINEAIKQI, encoded by the coding sequence ATGCCGGTGATCACCATATCCAAAGAGCACGGGGCCGGCGGCAAGCAGATTTCCCAGGACATCGCCCGGGCGCTGGGCTATGAACTGGTGGACAAGGCCATGATCGTCAAGGTGGCCCAGAACGCCAAAGTGACGGCCGAGAAGGTGGAGAAGTTCGACCAGGAGGGCTACGATTCCATGAGCAAGCACCTGAACAGCCTGCTGCTGGCCAATCCCTCCCTGTACTCCGGACTGGGGTTCGAGATGCCGATGGCCGGGCCGGGGATGCTGCCGGCGGGATATGATTTCTTCGATGCCGAGCAATATCTCAAATTCACCCAGAGCATGATGGATAATCTCTGCAGCAAGGGGAAGGTGGTGCTGGTGGGCCGGGGGAGTCAGGTGTTCCTGTCCGACAAACCGGACTGTCTGCACCTGCGGCTGGCGGCGCCCCTGGATTACCGGATCAAGCGGGTGATGGAGAAGCAGGCGGTGGGGGAGAAGGAAGCCAGGGATCTGATCCACAAAAAGGACCGGGCCCGTTCGTCCTACATCAAGGATTTCTACCAGCGGGACTGGAACGATCCCGCATTATATCACCTGATAATCAACACCGCCAGGATAAACAGCCAGGGGATCATCGCCATCATTAATGAAGCCATCAAACAAATATAA
- the gap gene encoding type I glyceraldehyde-3-phosphate dehydrogenase, with translation MGVKIGINGFGRIGRLVISAMAEQKTLGQPLDIVAVVDVSTDAKYFAYQLKYDSVHGKFPGQVSTAKSDPSLAEDDVIIVNGHKIKCIMATKDPAQLPWKDLGVELVIEATGLFTHSDKAQGHLAAGAKKVLITAPGKGEVKTIVLGVNEKEYDPAKHNIVSNASCTTNCLAPVVHVLMKEGIGIETGLMTTIHSYTATQKTVDGPSKKDWRGGRAAAINIIPSSTGAAKAVGEAIPAVKGKMTGMSFRVPTADVSVVDLTFRSEKETSIEAIDALLKKASESYLKGYLGYADEEMVSTDFIHDQRSSIYDSLATLQNNLKGEKRFFKIVSWYDNEWGYSHRIAELAKLMADKM, from the coding sequence ATGGGTGTGAAAATCGGCATCAACGGTTTCGGCCGGATCGGCCGTCTGGTGATCAGCGCCATGGCGGAACAGAAAACACTGGGCCAGCCGCTGGATATAGTGGCGGTGGTGGACGTCTCCACCGATGCCAAGTATTTCGCCTACCAGCTGAAATACGATTCGGTCCACGGAAAATTCCCCGGCCAGGTGTCCACCGCCAAGAGCGATCCCTCCCTGGCCGAGGATGACGTCATCATCGTCAACGGCCACAAGATCAAATGCATCATGGCCACCAAGGATCCCGCCCAGCTGCCCTGGAAGGACCTGGGAGTGGAGCTGGTGATCGAGGCCACCGGCCTGTTCACCCATTCCGACAAGGCCCAGGGACACCTGGCGGCCGGGGCCAAGAAGGTGCTGATCACCGCCCCCGGAAAGGGCGAGGTCAAGACCATCGTGCTGGGGGTCAACGAAAAGGAGTACGACCCGGCCAAGCATAATATCGTCTCCAATGCCTCCTGCACCACCAACTGCCTGGCCCCGGTGGTTCACGTATTGATGAAAGAAGGGATCGGGATCGAGACCGGCCTGATGACCACCATTCATTCCTACACCGCCACCCAAAAGACGGTGGACGGGCCATCCAAGAAGGACTGGCGGGGGGGCAGAGCGGCCGCCATCAACATCATCCCCAGCTCCACCGGCGCCGCCAAGGCGGTGGGCGAGGCCATCCCGGCGGTCAAGGGGAAGATGACCGGGATGTCGTTCCGGGTGCCGACGGCCGATGTTTCGGTGGTGGACCTGACCTTCCGTTCCGAGAAGGAGACCTCCATCGAGGCCATAGACGCCCTGCTGAAGAAGGCCTCCGAGAGCTACCTCAAGGGCTATCTGGGTTATGCCGATGAGGAGATGGTCTCCACCGATTTCATCCACGACCAGCGCTCGTCCATCTACGATTCCCTGGCCACCCTGCAGAACAATCTGAAGGGTGAAAAGCGGTTCTTCAAGATCGTCAGCTGGTATGACAACGAATGGGGATACTCCCACCGGATAGCCGAGCTGGCCAAATTGATGGCCGATAAAATGTAA